In the genome of Magnolia sinica isolate HGM2019 chromosome 2, MsV1, whole genome shotgun sequence, one region contains:
- the LOC131236634 gene encoding protein CELLULOSE SYNTHASE INTERACTIVE 3-like — MSKPPSPRPRNRLFSSISLPRDPNAAAALDDPECTMATVAHFIEQLHANMSSPHEKELITMRLLGITKSRKEARILIGSHSQAMPLFISILRSGTRGAKVNVAATLTVLCKEEDLRVRVLLGGCIPPLLSLLKSKAADARRAAAEAIFELSSGGLSDDHVGMQIFVTEGVVPVLWDQLNPNINQDKVVEGFVTGALRNLCGDKEGYWRATLEAGGVDIIVSLLSSDNATAQSNAASLLARLMSAFDDSINKVMDAGAVEALIHLVGEKNDISVRASAADALESLSSKSTRAKKAMVDADGIPVLIGAVVAPSKECMQGELGQALQGHAVHALANIYGGMSALIVYLGELSQSPRLLAPVADIIGALAYSLMIFEQPSGNEEPFDEKQIEGILLLLLKPRDNKLVQERILEALASIYGNTSLSRWLDHAKTKRVLVGLITMASGDVQEYLIQSLTSLCCDGLDIWEALGKREGIQLLISFLGLSGELHQEYAVALLAILTDEVDDSKWAITAAGGIPPLVQLLDMGSLRAREDAAHVLWNLCCHSEDIRACVESAGAVPALLWLLTSSGPRGQEASSKALRRLIRSADSATVNQLLALLLGDSPTSKAHVITVLGHVLTKASHKDLVQKGAPANKGLRSLVQVLNSSNEETQEHAASVLADIFSTRQDICDSLETDEIVHPCMKLLTSKTQVVATQSARALGALSRPTKPKDSNKSPFIADGDAKPLIKLGDVKPLIQLAKTSSMDAAETAVAALANLLSDPQIAREALEEDVVPALTRVLGEGSLEGKKNAARALHHLFNHFPVGDVLTESAKCRFMVRTLVDSLAAMNDSSDALEVLALLARTKHSGVSTYPPLSALAKVPSSLEPLVQCLVDGLPPSQDKAIEILSRLCGDQPVMLADLLVGKPRSINALADRIVNSSSLEVRVGGAALLICAAKEHKQKSMNALDASGFLKHLIYSLVDMIKHPSNSRPFENQVIHTSRGYMERNANVHESDEFGFLDPATLLGGTVALWLLAIISSFQDKNKQTFMEAGGVEVLSDKLSSFTVGMQAEVEATEGIWISALLLAILFQDAIVVQSSATMRIIPSLTLLLRSDELIDRYFAAQVMASLVCSGSKGIHMAIANSSAVGGLITLLGNTESYMPNLVALSEEFSLVRNPDQVVLERLFEIEDVRVSATACKSIPLLVDLLRPMPDKPGAPPIAVRLLTRIAEGSDTNKLAMAEAGALDALTKYLSLSPQDSTETTISDLLRILFSNSDLLRHESSLNSLNQLIAVLRLGSRSSRFSAARALQELFDAETIRETELARQAIQPLIDMLNAGSEREQQAALVALIKLTSGSTSKALALTNVEGNPLESLLKILSSTSSLELKRNAAQLCYVLFGSSNVRSMPIAAECIHPLILLMESDASAAVESGVLAFERLLDDEQHADLAASHEIVGLLVGLVCGSDYKLIEASISALIKLGKDRPNCKLDMVKAGIVDHALEMLPVVPSSLCSSIAELLRILTNNSGIAKSSAAARMVEPLFLVLQRPDLSMWGQHSTLQALVNILEKPQSLTTLRLTPGKVIEPLISFLKSPSLAIQQLGTELLSHILAHEQFQQDITTKNAVGPLVQLAGIGILNLQQTAIKALESISTNWPKAVADAGGIFELSKVILQDDQQLSHALWESAMLVLSNILQFNSEYYFKVPLVVLVKMLHSTMETTITVALSALLVQERNDASSSVLMAEAGAIDALLELLRSHQCEEASGRLLEALFNNARVREMKVSKYAIAPLSQYLLDPQTRSQPARLLAALALGDLFQQEGLARATDSVSACRALVSLLEDEPTEEMKIVAICALQNLVMNSRTNRRAVAEAGGILIIQELLLSLDSEVAGQAALLIKFLFSNHTLQEYVSNELIRSLTAALEKELWATATINEEVLRTINVIFTNFPKLRISEAATLCIPHLVGALKAGNEAAQESVLDTLCLLKQSWSTMPIDVAKAQAMTAAEAIPILQLLMRTCPPRFHERAGSLLHCLPGCLTVTVKRGNNLKQAMGSTNAFCRLTIGNGPPRQTKVVNHSTCPEWKEGFTWAFDVPPKGQKLHILCKSKNTFGKATLGRVTIQIDKVVTEGQYSGSFSLSHDNNKDGSSRSLEIEILWSNRMSNENM, encoded by the exons ATGTCAAAGCCTCCCTCCCCACGGCCTCGCAACCGCTTATTCTCGTCGATCTCTCTGCCCAG GGATCCAAATGCAGCAGCAGCACTCGATGATCCTGAATGTACCATGGCTACTGTTGCCCATTTCATTGAGCAGCTACATGCCAACATGTCCTCACCTCATGAAAAGGAGCTGATCACAATGCGTTTGCTTGGTATCACCAAATCGAGAAAAGAAGCGAGAATTCTAATAGGTTCCCACTCTCAGGCAATGCCATTGTTCATCTCCATCCTTAGGAGTGGGACACGAGGGGCGAAAGTCAATGTTGCCGCGACTCTGACCGTTCTCTGCAAGGAAGAAGACTTACGGGTGAGGGTTCTTCTAGGTGGATGCATACCTCCGTTGCTTTCTCTTCTGAAGTCTAAAGCTGCAGATGCGAGGAGGGCAGCAGCAGAAGCCATCTTTGAACTTTCCTCAGGCGGGCTGTCTGATGATCATGTGGGGATGCAAATATTTGTTACAGAAGGGGTGGTGCCTGTCCTGTGGGACCAGCTTAATCCGAATATCAACCAGGACAAAGTGGTTGAGGGATTTGTGACTGGGGCTTTGAGGAATCTTTGTGGTGACAAGGAAGGCTATTGGAGGGCGACGCTTGAGGCCGGTGGAGTTGATATCATCGTGTCTCTTCTATCTTCTGACAATGCCACCGCTCAGTCCAATGCAGCATCTCTTTTGGCACGTCTTATGTCGGCTTTCGATGATAGCATTAATAAAGTTATGGATGCCGGAGCTGTCGAAGCGTTGATTCATCTTGTGGGCGAGAAAAACGACATTTCTGTTCGTGCCAGTGCTGCCGATGCTCTGGAGTCTCTCTCGTCCAAGTCAACTAGGGCTAAGAAAGCCATGGTTGATGCAGATGGCATACCTGTCCTCATTGGGGCAGTGGTGGCTCCCTCCAAAGAGTGTATGCAGGGGGAGTTGGGGCAGGCTTTACAGGGACATGCGGTGCATGCTTTAGCCAATATCTATGGTGGGATGTCCGCTCTAATAGTTTATCTTGGAGAGTTGTCCCAGTCTCCTCGTTTGCTTGCTCCGGTGGCTGATATTATTGGAGCACTTGCTTACTCACTGATGATCTTCGAACAGCCCTCTGGCAATGAAGAACCCTTTGATGAGAAACAGATAGAGGgtattttattattgttattaaagCCTCGAGACAATAAGCTGGTTCAGGAGCGCATCCTTGAGGCTCTAGCTAGTATCTATGGCAATACCTCTCTCTCGAGATGGCTTGATCATGCAAAAACAAAAAGGGTGCTCGTCGGATTGATAACCATGGCCTCAGGCGATGTGCAGGAATACCTGATACAGTCGTTGACAAGCTTATGCTGTGATGGTTTGGATATATGGGAGGCTCTTGGGAAGCGAGAGGGTATTCAGTTGCTGATATCATTTCTTGGGCTATCAGGGGAGCTGCATCAGGAGTATGCTGTTGCTTTGCTAGCAATCTTGACGGATGAAGTCGACGACAGCAAGTGGGCCATCACTGCTGCGGGTGGGATCCCTCCGTTGGTTCAGTTACTGGACATGGGGTCCCTGAGGGCAAGAGAGGATGCCGCTCATGTCTTGTGGAATCTATGCTGTCACAGTGAAGACATTCGTGCCTGTGTTGAAAGTGCTGGGGCAGTACCGGCGCTCCTTTGGCTTCTCACAAGCAGTGGTCCCAGAGGCCAAGAAGCTTCATCAAAGGCACTGAGGAGGCTTATACGCAGTGCTGACTCTGCTACAGTTAATCAGTTGTTAGCATTGCTTCTTGGAGACTCGCCGACCTCAAAAGCCCATGTCATTACTGTTTTAGGCCATGTACTTACAAAGGCATCTCACAAAGACTTGGTGCAGAAAGGAGCTCCTGCCAATAAAGGCCTCAGGTCTCTTGTTCAGGTTCTCAACTCCTCAAACGAAGAAACCCAAGAACATGCAGCTTCTGTCCTTGCTGATATATTCAGTACCAGACAAGATATTTGTGATAGTCTTGAAACGGATGAGATTGTCCATCCATGCATGAAGCTTTTGACCAGCAAAACACAGGTTGTCGCGACCCAGTCAGCTCGAGCCTTGGGCGCGCTGTCCCGACCAACCAAGCCCAAGGATTCGAATAAATCGCCTTTCATTGCTGATGGTGATGCCAAGCCTCTGATCAAGCTGGGCGATGTCAAGCCTCTCATCCAGCTAGCCAAAACTTCTTCAATGGATGCTGCTGAAACGGCAGTGGCTGCATTGGCCAATCTTCTCTCGGACCCACAGATTGCAAGAGAAGCTCTAGAAGAAGATGTTGTACCAGCTTTGACAAGAGTTCTGGGAGAAGGTAGTTTGGAAGGTAAGAAGAATGCAGCACGTGCACTTCATCACTTATTCAACCATTTTCCAGTCGGTGACGTGCTTACTGAAAGTGCTAAGTGTCGCTTCATGGTCCGGACACTTGTTGATTCCTTAGCCGCAATGAATGATTCTTCCGATGCACTTGAAGTACTTGCATTGCTGGCTAGAACAAAACATAGTGGGGTTTCCACATACCCTCCATTGTCTGCCCTTGCCAAAGTTCCATCGAGCTTGGAGCCGTTGGTGCAGTGCCTGGTTGACGGACTTCCTCCATCTCAAGACAAGGCTATTGAAATTCTGTCTAGGCTCTGTGGTGATCAGCCTGTAATGCTTGCTGACCTGTTAGTTGGAAAACCAAGATCTATCAATGCTCTTGCTGATAGAATTGTAAACTCATCCAGTTTAGAAGTAAGAGTTGGAGGTGCTGCACTTCTCATTTGTGCTGCCAAGGAACATAAACAGAAGTCGATGAATGCGCTTGATGCATCAGGGTTTTTGAAGCATCTCATTTATTCTCTTGTTGATATGATAAAGCATCCTTCTAATTCAAGACCATTTGAAAACCAAGTCATCCATACCTCTAGGGGTTATATGGAAAGAAATGCAAATGTCCATGAAAGCGATGAATTTGGGTTTCTGGATCCTGCGACTCTTTTGGGAGGAACTGTTGCCTTGTGGTTGCTCGCAATAATTTCTTCGTTTCAAGATAAGAACAAACAAACTTTCATGGAGGCTGGTGGTGTTGAGGTTCTCTCTGATAAGCTTTCGAGTTTCACTGTTGGCATGCAG gcAGAAGTTGAGGCTACTGAGGGCATATGGATTAGTGCTCTGCTCTTGGCTATTTTGTTCCAAGATGCAATTGTCGTTCAATCTTCTGCCACGATGCGGATAATACCTTCGCTTACTTTATTGCTCAGGTCTGATGAACTCATCGACAGATACTTTGCTGCCCAGGTAATGGCTAGCCTTGTTTGCAGTGGGAGCAAAGGAATACATATGGCGATCGCAAATTCAAGTGCTGTTGGAGGCCTGATAACTCTACTTGGCAACACAGAATCGTATATGCCAAACCTGGTAGCTTTGTCAGAAGAATTTTCTTTGGTACGCAACCCCGATCAAGTTGTTCTGGAGCgcctttttgaaattgaagatgTAAGAGTCAGCGCAACGGCCTGCAAGTCCATACCTTTATTAGTGGACCTTCTGAGACCAATGCCAGATAAACCAGGTGCCCCACCAATTGCAGTTCGCCTTTTAACTCGGATTGCAGAAGGAAGTGATACCAACAAACTCGCTATGGCTGAAGCTGGGGCTCTGGATGCTTTGACCAAGTACCTATCTTTGAGTCCTCAAGATTCAACTGAAACCACCATATCTGATTTACTAAGAATCTTGTTTAGCAATTCTGATCTGCTCCGCCATGAATCATCACTTAATTCTTTGAATCAACTCATAGCTGTTTTACGCTTGGGCTCAAGAAGTTCCAGGTTCAGCGCTGCTAGGGCTCTGCAAGAACTCTTTGATGCTGAGACCATCAGAGAAACTGAATTGGCCAGGCAAGCCATTCAGCCACTAATCGACATGCTTAATGCTGGATCAGAGAGAGAGCAGCAAGCTGCTCTTGTTGCCCTGATCAAGTTGACATCAGGAAGTACTTCAAAGGCATTGGCTTTGACTAATGTAGAGGGTAATCCACTCGAGAGCCTCCTCAAGATTTTGTCATCGACTTCATCGTTGGAACTGAAAAGAAATGCTGCACAACTCTGTTATGTTCTGTTTGGGAGCTCAAACGTGCGCTCTATGCCGATTGCAGCAGAGTGTATACATCCTCTCATATTACTAATGGAATCGGATGCAAGTGCAGCAGTTGAATCTGGTGTGCTTGCTTTTGAGAGGCTGTTGGATGATGAACAACATGCGGATCTTgcagcatcacatgaaattgtcGGTCTCCTGGTTGGATTGGTTTGTGGGTCAGACTATAAACTCATCGAGGCTAGCATCAGTGCCCTTATAAAGTTGGGAAAAGACCGTCCCAATTGTAAGCTtgatatggtcaaagctgggatAGTAGATCATGCTCTTGAGATGCTCCCTGTTGTGCCTAGTTCTCTTTGCTCCTCCATAGCAGAGTTGCTTCGAATCTTAACAAATAACAGTGGCATTGCAAAAAGCTCAGCTGCTGCAAGGATGGTTGAACCACTTTTCTTGGTTTTACAACGCCCAGATTTGAGCATGTGGGGACAACACAGCACCCTGCAAGCACTTGTAAATATTCTGGAGAAGCCTCAAAGCCTCACAACCTTGAGACTTACTCCTGGCAAAGTCATCGAGCCCTTGATATCGTTTCTCAAGTCCCCATCCCTAGCTATTCAGCAGCTTGGCACTGAACTGTTGTCACATATTCTAGCGCATGAGCAATTCCAACAAGATATTACAACGAAAAATGCAGTTGGGCCCCTTGTGCAGCTTGCGGGGATTGGAATATTGAATTTGCAGCAAACTGCGATAAAGGCACTTGAAAGCATTTCCACAAACTGGCCTAAGGCTGTCGCCGATGCTGGGGGTATTTTTGAGCTCTCCAAGGTCATTTTACAAGATGACCAACAACTATCTCATGCATTATGGGAGTCAGCCATGCTGGTTCTCTCGAACATTTTGCAGTTTAATTCTGAGTACTATTTCAAAGTTCCCCTGGTGGTccttgtgaaaatgttgcactcGACAATGGAGACAACGATTACAGTAGCTCTCAGTGCGCTTCTTGTTCAAGAAAGAAATGATGCTTCGAGTTCTGTGCTGATGGCTGAGGCTGGTGCTATAGACGCATTGCTGGAGCTCCTAAGATCTCATCAGTGCGAAGAAGCATCAGGAAGATTACTTGAAGCTTTATTTAACAATGCGAGAGTGCGAGAAATGAAAGTTTCCAAGTATGCAATAGCTCCTCTATCTCAATACCTGTTGGACCCACAAACCAGGTCGCAACCTGCCAGGCTTCTTGCAGCTCTTGCACTAGGTGACCTTTTCCAGCAGGAGGGGCTTGCGCGAGCCACCGATTCTGTCTCCGCATGTCGTGCACTAGTGAGCTTGCTTGAAGATGAGCCAACGGAAGAGATGAAAATTGTAGCAATTTGTGCATTGCAGAACTTGGTTATGAACAGTAGGACAAATAGACGCGCTGTTGCGGAAGCAGGGGGCATTTTGATAATTCAGGAATTACTGCTGTCTCTGGATTCTGAAGTTGCTGGGCAGGCAGCACTGCTGATCAAATTTCTGTTTTCTAATCACACACTTCAGGAATATGTGTCGAATGAGCTCATCAGATCTCTTACTG CTGCCTTGGAAAAAGAGTTGTGGGCAACAGCAACTATCAATGAAGAAGTGCTGCGAACCATAAACGTGATATTCACGAACTTCCCAAAGCTTCGTATTTCTGAAGCGGCTACCCTGTGCATCCCGCACTTGGTTGGGGCACTGAAGGCTGGAAACGAGGCTGCTCAGGAATCTGTATTGGACACTCTCTGTTTGTTAAAGCAGTCATGGTCGACAATGCCTATAGATGTCGCCAAAGCACAAGCCATGACTGCTGCTGAAGCCATTCCCATCTTGCAGTTGTTAATGAGAACCTGCCCACCCAGATTCCATGAAAGAGCAGGGAGCTTGTTGCACTGCTTACCGGGGTGTTTAACGGTCACAGTTAAACGTGGAAATAACTTGAAGCAGGCTATGGGAAGTACAAATGCCTTTTGTAGGTTGACGATAGGGAATGGCCCTCCACGCCAGACCAAG GTAGTGAATCACAGTACTTGTCCTGAATGGAAGGAAGGGTTTACTTGGGCATTTGATGTACCACCAAAAGGACAGAAGCTTCACATCCTTTGCAAGAGCAAAAATACATTTGGGAAG GCGACTCTTGGAAGAGTAACGATTCAAATAGACAAAGTCGTGACAGAAGGACAATACAGTGGGTCCTTCAGCCTCAGCCATGACAACAATAAAGATGGATCATCCCGCTCTCTTGAAATTGAGATCCTATGGTCCAATAGGATGTCCAACGAGAACATGTGA